In Pseudomonas sp. R76, one genomic interval encodes:
- a CDS encoding OmpH family outer membrane protein has translation MRKLTQLVLLATVLVTTPAFAEMKIAVLNYQMALLESDAAKKYAVDAEKKFGPQLTKLKTLESSAKGIQDRLVAGGDKMQQGERERLELEFKQKARDYQFQSKELNEAKAVADREMLKQLKPKLDSAVEEVIKKGAFDLVFERGAVIDVKPQYDITRQVIERMNQLK, from the coding sequence GTGCGTAAGTTGACTCAATTGGTTCTGCTGGCCACTGTGCTGGTAACCACCCCGGCCTTCGCCGAAATGAAAATCGCCGTTCTGAACTATCAGATGGCTCTGCTGGAATCCGACGCGGCCAAGAAATACGCCGTGGACGCCGAGAAGAAATTCGGTCCGCAACTGACCAAGCTCAAGACGCTGGAAAGCAGTGCCAAGGGTATCCAGGACCGCCTGGTAGCTGGCGGCGACAAAATGCAGCAAGGCGAGCGTGAGCGTCTGGAGCTTGAATTCAAGCAAAAGGCTCGTGACTATCAGTTCCAGTCCAAGGAGCTGAACGAAGCCAAAGCCGTTGCTGACCGTGAAATGCTCAAGCAGCTCAAGCCGAAACTCGACAGCGCTGTGGAAGAAGTCATCAAGAAAGGTGCCTTTGACCTGGTGTTCGAGCGTGGCGCCGTGATTGACGTCAAGCCTCAATACGACATCACCCGTCAGGTGATCGAGCGCATGAACCAGCTGAAGTAA
- the lpxD gene encoding UDP-3-O-(3-hydroxymyristoyl)glucosamine N-acyltransferase, whose product MTATIKLGELAEFLGATLRGSPEKEITGLATLQEAGPAQLSFLANPQYRKYLVDSQAAAVLLKAADAEGFTGDALVVADPYLAYARVSHLFDPKPKAAAGIHPSAVIADDAQVDPAASIGAFAVIESGARIGAGVTVGAHCFIGARCEIGADGWLAPRVTLYHDVRIGERVVIQSGAVIGGEGFGFANAKGVWHKIAQVGGVLIGDDVEIGVNTAVDRGALADTVIGNGVKLDNQIQIAHNVQIGDHTAMAACVGISGSTKIGKHCMLAGGVGLVGHIEICDNVFITGMTMVTHSITEPGSYSSGTAMQPAAEWRKSAARLRKIDEMARRLKQVEKRVEDVTPGGNASSEG is encoded by the coding sequence ATGACCGCGACTATCAAACTCGGCGAGTTGGCCGAGTTCCTGGGAGCCACCTTGCGTGGCTCCCCGGAGAAAGAAATCACTGGGCTAGCCACCTTGCAGGAGGCTGGCCCAGCTCAGTTGAGCTTCCTCGCAAATCCCCAATACCGTAAATACCTGGTCGACAGCCAAGCCGCAGCCGTGTTGCTGAAGGCCGCCGATGCCGAAGGGTTTACCGGGGATGCGCTGGTGGTGGCTGATCCTTACCTGGCGTATGCCCGGGTCTCGCATTTATTCGATCCAAAGCCCAAGGCCGCTGCCGGTATTCATCCGTCGGCGGTTATTGCCGATGATGCTCAGGTTGACCCTGCGGCCAGCATTGGTGCGTTCGCCGTGATCGAGAGTGGCGCGCGCATTGGCGCCGGCGTCACCGTGGGTGCCCATTGCTTTATCGGTGCGCGCTGTGAAATCGGTGCCGACGGCTGGCTGGCACCCCGCGTCACCCTGTACCACGACGTGCGTATCGGTGAACGTGTGGTGATTCAGTCGGGCGCTGTGATCGGCGGCGAAGGTTTTGGCTTTGCCAACGCCAAAGGCGTCTGGCACAAGATTGCCCAGGTCGGCGGCGTATTGATCGGCGATGACGTGGAAATCGGTGTCAACACCGCTGTGGATCGCGGGGCGTTGGCCGATACCGTGATCGGTAACGGTGTGAAGCTCGACAACCAGATTCAGATTGCCCACAACGTGCAGATTGGCGATCACACCGCCATGGCCGCCTGCGTAGGGATTTCCGGCAGCACCAAGATCGGCAAGCATTGCATGCTCGCCGGTGGCGTTGGGCTGGTGGGGCATATCGAGATTTGCGACAACGTCTTCATTACCGGCATGACCATGGTCACCCACTCGATTACCGAGCCTGGGTCCTACTCTTCCGGTACGGCCATGCAGCCTGCGGCTGAATGGCGTAAAAGTGCGGCACGTTTGCGCAAGATCGATGAAATGGCCCGACGTCTCAAACAGGTCGAAAAGCGTGTCGAGGACGTGACCCCTGGCGGTAATGCTTCATCAGAAGGCTGA
- the fabZ gene encoding 3-hydroxyacyl-ACP dehydratase FabZ, giving the protein MMDINEIREYLPHRYPFLLVDRVVDLNVEEKRIRAYKNVSINEPFFNGHFPAHPIMPGVLIIEAMAQAAGILGFKMLDLKPADGTLYYFVGSDKLRFRNPVTPGDQLILEAKFISCKRQIWKFECQASVDGKPVCSAEIICAERKL; this is encoded by the coding sequence ATGATGGACATCAACGAGATTCGCGAATACCTGCCTCACCGTTACCCGTTCCTGCTGGTGGACCGTGTAGTGGACCTCAACGTCGAGGAAAAGCGCATTCGTGCCTACAAGAATGTCAGCATCAACGAACCGTTCTTCAATGGTCACTTCCCTGCGCATCCAATCATGCCGGGCGTGTTGATCATCGAAGCGATGGCCCAGGCTGCCGGTATCCTTGGTTTCAAAATGCTCGACCTCAAGCCTGCCGATGGCACGCTTTACTATTTCGTGGGCTCCGACAAGCTGCGTTTCCGTAACCCGGTCACCCCGGGCGACCAGTTGATCCTGGAAGCCAAGTTCATCAGCTGCAAGCGCCAGATCTGGAAGTTCGAATGCCAGGCCTCGGTGGACGGCAAGCCGGTGTGCTCCGCTGAGATCATCTGCGCGGAACGCAAACTATGA
- the lpxA gene encoding acyl-ACP--UDP-N-acetylglucosamine O-acyltransferase, giving the protein MSLIDPRAIIDPSAVLAADVEVGPWSIIGAGVEIGEGTVIGPHVILKGPTRIGKHNRIYQFSSVGEDTPDMKYKGEETRLVIGDHNIIREGVTIHRGTVQDRAETTLGDHNLIMAYAHIGHDSVIGNHCILVNNTALAGHVHVDDWAILSGFTLVHQYCHIGAHSFSGMGTAIGKDVPAFVTVFGNPAEARSMNFEGMRRRGFSEDAIHALRRAYKVVYRQGLTVDQALTELTEPAALFPEVAVFRDSIQASTRGITR; this is encoded by the coding sequence ATGAGTTTGATTGACCCTCGCGCAATCATCGATCCGTCGGCCGTTCTGGCCGCCGACGTTGAGGTCGGCCCTTGGTCGATCATCGGCGCAGGTGTTGAAATCGGCGAGGGGACTGTCATCGGGCCGCACGTGATCCTTAAAGGTCCGACCCGCATTGGCAAGCACAATCGTATCTACCAGTTTTCCTCGGTAGGCGAAGACACCCCGGACATGAAGTACAAGGGTGAAGAAACGCGCTTGGTCATCGGTGACCACAACATCATCCGTGAAGGCGTGACCATTCACCGCGGCACCGTGCAGGATCGTGCCGAGACCACCCTGGGCGATCACAACCTGATCATGGCTTATGCGCACATCGGCCATGACAGTGTGATCGGCAACCATTGCATCCTGGTCAACAACACCGCGTTGGCGGGCCACGTGCATGTTGACGACTGGGCGATCCTGTCCGGCTTCACCCTCGTGCACCAGTATTGCCATATTGGCGCCCATAGCTTTTCCGGCATGGGCACAGCCATTGGTAAAGACGTTCCAGCATTCGTCACGGTATTCGGCAACCCAGCCGAAGCGCGTAGCATGAATTTCGAAGGCATGCGCCGTCGCGGCTTCAGCGAAGATGCGATTCACGCCCTGCGCCGTGCCTATAAGGTGGTTTATCGCCAGGGACTCACGGTTGATCAGGCCCTGACCGAACTGACCGAGCCGGCGGCGCTGTTCCCGGAAGTCGCAGTGTTCCGTGACTCGATCCAGGCATCGACTCGCGGCATCACTCGCTGA
- the lpxB gene encoding lipid-A-disaccharide synthase: MANLRIALVAGEASGDILGAGLMRALKAQHSAVEFIGVGGPLMQAEGLTSYFPMERLSVMGLVEVLGRLRELLARRKLLIQTLIEEKPDVFIGIDAPDFTLNIELKLRQAGIKTVHYVSPSVWAWRQKRVLKIREGCDLMLTLLPFEARFYEEKGVPVRFVGHTLADTIPLQADRAAARTELGLPDGPLVALMPGSRGGEVGRLGALFFDAAERLQALKPGVRFVLPCASPQRRAQIETLLEGRNLPLTLLDGQSHLALAACDAVLIASGTATLEALLYKRPMVVAYRLAPLTFWILKRMVKSPYISLPNLLAQRLLVPELLQDDATPEALAQTLLPLIDGGEEQTRGFDDIHRTLRRDASNQAADAVLTLIGHKQEAL, translated from the coding sequence ATGGCTAATCTGCGTATCGCGCTGGTCGCCGGGGAAGCCTCCGGCGACATTCTTGGCGCCGGCCTGATGCGGGCGCTCAAGGCCCAACATTCTGCGGTGGAATTTATCGGTGTCGGTGGCCCGCTCATGCAGGCTGAAGGCCTCACTTCCTACTTCCCAATGGAACGCCTGTCAGTCATGGGCCTGGTCGAAGTGCTGGGCCGTTTGCGTGAGCTGCTGGCGCGCCGCAAGCTGCTGATTCAGACGCTGATCGAAGAAAAGCCCGACGTCTTTATCGGCATCGACGCACCGGATTTCACCCTCAATATCGAACTCAAGTTACGTCAGGCCGGGATCAAGACCGTGCACTACGTCAGCCCTTCTGTTTGGGCGTGGCGGCAGAAGCGCGTGCTGAAGATCCGTGAAGGTTGCGACTTGATGCTGACTTTGCTGCCCTTCGAAGCCCGGTTCTATGAAGAGAAGGGCGTACCGGTGCGGTTTGTCGGGCACACCCTGGCCGATACCATCCCGCTGCAGGCTGACCGCGCCGCCGCGCGTACCGAACTGGGCCTGCCCGACGGGCCGCTGGTCGCGCTGATGCCGGGCAGTCGTGGTGGCGAAGTCGGTCGTCTGGGGGCGCTGTTTTTTGATGCCGCCGAGCGCTTGCAAGCACTGAAACCGGGTGTCCGTTTTGTTTTGCCCTGCGCGAGCCCGCAGCGTCGCGCGCAAATCGAAACACTACTGGAAGGTCGCAACCTGCCATTGACCCTGCTCGACGGCCAGTCACACCTGGCCCTCGCGGCGTGTGACGCGGTGTTGATCGCCTCAGGCACCGCCACCCTGGAAGCCTTGCTGTACAAGCGCCCAATGGTCGTGGCTTATCGCTTGGCGCCGCTGACCTTCTGGATTCTCAAGCGCATGGTCAAAAGCCCTTACATCTCCTTGCCCAACCTGCTGGCTCAGCGTCTGCTGGTGCCGGAGTTGTTGCAGGACGATGCAACGCCCGAGGCGCTCGCGCAAACTCTACTACCCTTGATCGACGGTGGCGAAGAGCAGACCCGTGGTTTCGACGACATTCACCGCACCCTGCGCCGTGATGCCTCGAACCAGGCGGCGGATGCGGTGCTGACCTTGATCGGCCACAAACAGGAAGCCTTATGA
- the rnhB gene encoding ribonuclease HII → MQMGLDFSLVAQAHELVAGVDEVGRGPLCGAVVTAAVILDPNRPILGLNDSKKLTEARREKLYDEICEKALSWHIARAEVEEIDKLNILHATMLAMQRAVEGLHITPKMAMIDGNRCPKLAMPSEAVVKGDSKVPAIAAASILAKVSRDREMAAFELIYPGYGIGGHKGYPTPVHLEALARLGPTPIHRRSFAPVRQAYEARESLSEV, encoded by the coding sequence GTGCAAATGGGCCTGGATTTCAGCCTCGTTGCCCAAGCCCACGAACTGGTGGCGGGTGTTGACGAAGTCGGGCGCGGCCCGTTGTGTGGCGCAGTCGTGACGGCAGCGGTGATTCTCGACCCGAATCGCCCGATCCTCGGTCTCAACGATTCGAAGAAACTCACCGAAGCCCGTCGTGAAAAGCTCTATGACGAGATCTGTGAAAAAGCCCTGAGCTGGCACATCGCTCGGGCCGAAGTTGAAGAAATCGATAAGTTGAACATCCTCCACGCGACCATGCTGGCCATGCAGCGCGCGGTGGAAGGCCTGCACATCACGCCCAAAATGGCGATGATCGACGGCAACCGTTGCCCGAAACTGGCGATGCCGTCAGAAGCGGTGGTCAAAGGCGATAGCAAGGTTCCGGCTATCGCTGCTGCCTCGATCCTGGCCAAGGTCAGCCGTGACCGTGAAATGGCCGCGTTTGAATTGATCTACCCCGGCTACGGCATTGGCGGTCACAAAGGTTATCCGACGCCCGTTCATCTGGAAGCCCTGGCTCGCCTTGGCCCCACGCCGATCCACCGCCGCTCGTTTGCCCCGGTGCGCCAGGCTTACGAGGCGCGTGAGAGCCTCAGCGAGGTTTAG
- the dnaE gene encoding DNA polymerase III subunit alpha has translation MPASFVHLRLHTEYSLVDGLVRIKPLVKTLVGMNMPAVAVTDQNNMCSLVKFYKNAMGAGIKPICGVDLWLSNKDPDNPLSRISLLAMNGVGYRNLTELISRGFIDGQRNGSIIIEREWVAEASEGVIMLSAAKEGEIGIALLGGNPQEAEVLAREWMDVFPDRFYLEVQRTNRPNDEEHLHAAVALADKLGAPLVATNDVRFIKKEDFEAHETRVCIGEGRALDDPRRSKNYSEEQYLKSADEMAELFSDLPEALENSVEIAKRCNIEVKLGKHFLPNFPIPDGMTIDEYFRKVSFDGLEERLSVLLPKDTTEDYDAKRQVYVDRLNFELDIIIQMGFPGYFLIVMDFIQWAKSNGVPVGPGRGSGAGSLVAYVQKITDLDPLEYDLLFERFLNPERVSMPDFDVDFCMDGRDRVIEYVAEKYGRNAVSQIITFGSMAAKAVIRDVARVQGKSYGLADRLSKMIPFEVGMTLEKAYEQEEILRDFIKVDEEAAEIWDMARKLEGVVRNVGKHAGGVVIAPTKLTDFSPIYCDEEGDGLVTQFDKDDVEAAGLVKFDFLGLRTLTIIDWALKTINRERAKVNEEPLDIAFIPLDDKPTYTLLQKAETTAVFQLESRGMKELIKKLKPDCLEDLIALVALFRPGPLQSGMVDDFINRKHGRAELAYPHSDYQYEGLKPVLAPTYGIILYQEQVMQIAQVMAGYTLGGADMLRRAMGKKKPEEMAKQRGGFIEGCATNNIDADLAGNIFDLVEKFAGYGFNKSHSAAYGLVSYQTAWLKAHYPAPFMAAVLSADMHNTDKVVTLIEEVRTMKLRLDAPDVNASEFKFTVNDEGRIIYGLGAIKGVGEGPVEAITEARQDGPFKDLFDFCARVDLKRINKRTLDGLIRSGALDRLGPYFHDEPKAYQANIDRNRAVLLTAMEEAIKAAEQTARTHDSGHADLFGGLFVEEDADVYANHRKAKELTLKERLKGEKDTLGLYLTGHPIDEYEGEIRRFARQRIIDLKPARDTQTVAGMIIALRVMKNKKGDKMGFITLDDRSGRIEASLFADAFHSAQSLLQTDAMVVVEGEVSNDDFSGGLRLRIKRVMSMEDARTNLAESLRLKVKTEALKGDQLRWLGDLLKRHRGACPVTMEYTGNDAKAMLQFGETWRIDPADGLIQALRDQFGRDNVFLQYR, from the coding sequence ATGCCGGCTTCATTCGTTCACCTGCGCCTGCACACTGAATATTCCCTGGTCGACGGCCTGGTACGGATCAAACCGCTGGTCAAAACCCTGGTGGGCATGAACATGCCTGCGGTAGCGGTGACCGATCAGAACAACATGTGTTCCCTGGTCAAGTTCTACAAAAACGCCATGGGCGCCGGCATCAAGCCGATTTGCGGCGTCGACCTGTGGCTGTCCAACAAAGACCCGGATAACCCCCTGAGCCGCATCAGCCTGTTGGCGATGAACGGCGTCGGTTACCGCAACCTCACCGAACTGATTTCCCGTGGCTTTATCGACGGCCAGCGCAACGGCTCGATCATCATCGAGCGCGAGTGGGTGGCCGAGGCGAGCGAAGGCGTGATCATGCTCTCGGCGGCCAAAGAGGGCGAGATCGGTATCGCGCTGCTCGGCGGTAACCCGCAGGAAGCCGAGGTGTTGGCCCGCGAGTGGATGGACGTTTTCCCTGACCGCTTCTATCTGGAAGTGCAGCGCACCAACCGTCCCAACGACGAAGAGCATCTGCACGCCGCTGTGGCCCTGGCCGACAAGCTGGGCGCGCCGCTGGTGGCGACCAACGATGTGCGTTTTATCAAGAAGGAAGATTTCGAGGCTCACGAAACCCGCGTGTGCATCGGCGAAGGCCGGGCGCTGGATGACCCGCGCCGTTCGAAGAACTACAGCGAAGAGCAGTACCTCAAAAGCGCCGATGAAATGGCCGAGCTGTTCAGCGACCTGCCCGAGGCCCTGGAAAACTCCGTCGAGATCGCCAAGCGCTGCAATATCGAAGTGAAGCTGGGCAAGCACTTCCTGCCCAACTTCCCGATCCCCGATGGCATGACCATCGACGAGTATTTCCGCAAAGTGTCGTTCGATGGCCTGGAAGAGCGCCTCAGCGTGCTGCTGCCCAAGGACACCACCGAAGACTACGACGCCAAGCGCCAGGTCTATGTCGACCGGCTGAATTTCGAGCTGGATATCATTATCCAGATGGGCTTCCCCGGTTACTTCCTGATCGTAATGGACTTTATCCAGTGGGCCAAAAGCAACGGTGTACCGGTGGGGCCTGGCCGGGGGTCGGGTGCTGGCTCGCTGGTGGCCTATGTGCAGAAAATTACCGACCTCGACCCACTGGAATATGACCTGCTGTTCGAACGGTTCCTGAACCCGGAACGGGTGTCCATGCCCGACTTCGACGTCGACTTCTGCATGGATGGCCGTGACCGCGTGATCGAGTACGTGGCCGAAAAATACGGCCGCAACGCGGTCAGCCAGATCATCACCTTCGGTTCCATGGCGGCCAAGGCTGTAATCCGCGACGTGGCCCGGGTGCAGGGCAAGTCCTACGGCTTGGCGGACCGTCTGTCGAAGATGATCCCGTTTGAAGTCGGCATGACCTTGGAAAAGGCCTACGAACAGGAAGAAATCCTGCGCGACTTCATCAAGGTTGATGAAGAAGCCGCCGAAATCTGGGACATGGCGCGCAAGCTTGAAGGCGTGGTGCGTAACGTCGGTAAACACGCCGGTGGTGTGGTTATTGCGCCGACCAAACTCACCGACTTCTCGCCGATCTATTGCGATGAAGAAGGTGACGGCCTGGTTACCCAGTTCGACAAGGACGACGTGGAGGCGGCCGGCCTGGTGAAGTTCGACTTCCTCGGCCTGCGGACCCTGACGATCATCGACTGGGCGCTGAAGACGATTAACCGCGAGCGCGCCAAGGTCAACGAAGAACCGCTGGATATCGCCTTTATCCCGCTGGACGACAAGCCGACGTACACCTTGCTGCAAAAAGCCGAAACCACGGCGGTGTTCCAGCTTGAGTCGCGCGGCATGAAGGAGCTGATCAAAAAGCTCAAGCCCGACTGCCTGGAAGACTTGATCGCACTGGTGGCGCTGTTCCGTCCAGGCCCGCTGCAATCGGGCATGGTGGACGACTTCATCAACCGTAAGCACGGCCGCGCTGAACTGGCGTACCCGCACTCCGACTACCAGTACGAAGGCCTCAAGCCGGTATTGGCGCCGACTTACGGCATCATCCTGTATCAAGAGCAGGTGATGCAGATTGCCCAGGTCATGGCCGGTTACACCCTTGGCGGTGCGGACATGCTGCGTCGCGCCATGGGTAAGAAAAAGCCCGAGGAGATGGCCAAGCAGCGCGGCGGTTTCATTGAAGGTTGCGCCACCAACAATATCGACGCTGACCTGGCCGGTAACATTTTCGACCTGGTGGAAAAATTCGCCGGTTATGGTTTCAACAAATCCCACTCCGCCGCCTACGGCCTGGTGTCGTACCAGACCGCCTGGCTGAAAGCTCACTACCCGGCGCCGTTCATGGCCGCGGTACTCTCGGCGGATATGCACAACACCGACAAGGTCGTGACCTTGATCGAGGAAGTGCGCACCATGAAGCTGCGCCTCGATGCGCCGGACGTGAACGCCTCGGAGTTCAAGTTCACGGTGAACGACGAAGGCCGCATCATCTATGGCCTGGGCGCCATCAAAGGCGTGGGCGAAGGCCCGGTGGAGGCCATCACCGAAGCGCGTCAGGACGGGCCGTTCAAAGACCTGTTCGACTTCTGCGCACGGGTTGACCTCAAGCGCATCAACAAACGTACCCTTGATGGTTTGATCCGCAGCGGCGCACTCGACCGTCTCGGCCCGTATTTCCATGATGAGCCGAAGGCTTACCAGGCAAATATCGACCGCAACCGTGCAGTGCTGCTGACCGCCATGGAAGAGGCGATCAAAGCGGCCGAACAGACCGCGCGCACCCATGACAGCGGCCATGCCGACCTGTTTGGCGGGCTGTTCGTCGAAGAAGACGCCGATGTGTACGCCAACCATCGCAAGGCCAAGGAGCTGACCCTCAAGGAACGCCTCAAAGGTGAGAAAGACACCTTGGGCCTGTACCTCACCGGTCACCCGATTGACGAATACGAAGGTGAAATCCGCCGTTTCGCCCGTCAGCGCATCATCGACCTGAAACCGGCGCGTGATACCCAGACCGTCGCCGGTATGATCATCGCCCTGCGGGTGATGAAAAATAAAAAGGGCGACAAGATGGGCTTTATCACCCTCGACGACCGCTCCGGCCGCATTGAAGCGTCGCTGTTTGCCGACGCCTTCCATTCCGCGCAGTCGTTGCTGCAGACGGATGCGATGGTGGTGGTGGAAGGAGAGGTCAGCAACGATGACTTCTCCGGGGGCCTGCGCCTGCGCATCAAGCGGGTGATGAGCATGGAAGATGCACGCACCAACCTTGCCGAGAGCCTGCGCTTGAAGGTCAAGACCGAAGCCCTCAAAGGCGATCAGCTACGCTGGTTGGGTGACTTGCTCAAGCGCCACCGAGGCGCGTGCCCGGTGACCATGGAGTACACCGGCAATGACGCCAAGGCGATGTTGCAGTTCGGCGAGACGTGGCGAATTGATCCCGCTGATGGCTTGATTCAAGCATTGCGTGACCAGTTCGGGCGAGACAACGTCTTCCTCCAATACCGTTGA
- a CDS encoding acetyl-CoA carboxylase carboxyltransferase subunit alpha: MNPNFLDFEQPIADLQAKIEELRLVGNDNSLNIGDEIARLQDKSSTLTEDIFGKLTSWQIARLARHPRRPYTLDYIQHIFTEFDELHGDRHFSDDAAIVGGIARLDDQPVMVIGHQKGREVREKVRRNFGMPRPEGYRKACRLMEMAERFKMPILTFIDTPGAYPGIDAEERNQSEAIAWNLRVMARLKTPIIATVIGEGGSGGALAIGVCDQLNMLQYSTYAVISPEGCASILWKTAEKAPDAAEAMGITADRLKGLGIVDKVIAEPLGGAHRDPVAAAATIRAELGSQLAMLKKFDNEALLARRYERLMSYGL; this comes from the coding sequence ATGAACCCGAATTTTCTTGATTTCGAACAGCCGATCGCTGACCTGCAAGCCAAGATTGAAGAATTGCGCCTGGTCGGCAATGACAATTCGCTGAATATCGGCGATGAGATCGCTCGCCTGCAAGACAAGAGCAGCACTCTCACCGAGGACATCTTCGGCAAGCTGACCAGCTGGCAGATCGCGCGCCTGGCTCGCCACCCGCGCCGTCCGTACACCCTGGACTACATTCAGCACATCTTTACCGAGTTCGACGAGCTGCACGGCGACCGCCACTTCTCCGACGACGCGGCCATCGTGGGCGGTATCGCTCGCCTGGACGACCAGCCGGTAATGGTCATCGGTCACCAGAAAGGCCGTGAAGTGCGCGAGAAAGTGCGCCGTAACTTCGGTATGCCGCGCCCTGAAGGCTACCGCAAGGCGTGCCGCCTGATGGAAATGGCCGAGCGCTTCAAGATGCCGATCCTGACCTTCATCGACACCCCGGGTGCCTACCCAGGTATCGACGCCGAAGAGCGCAACCAGAGCGAAGCAATCGCCTGGAACCTGCGCGTGATGGCCCGCCTGAAAACCCCGATCATCGCCACCGTGATTGGTGAAGGTGGCTCCGGCGGTGCACTGGCCATCGGCGTCTGCGACCAGCTCAACATGCTGCAATATTCGACCTACGCGGTGATCTCGCCGGAAGGTTGCGCTTCGATCCTGTGGAAAACCGCCGAAAAAGCGCCGGATGCTGCCGAAGCCATGGGCATCACCGCTGATCGCCTGAAAGGCCTGGGTATCGTAGATAAAGTGATCGCCGAGCCGTTGGGCGGCGCCCATCGCGACCCGGTTGCCGCTGCTGCGACTATCCGTGCTGAGCTGGGTTCGCAACTGGCGATGCTCAAGAAGTTCGATAACGAGGCGCTGCTGGCCCGTCGTTACGAGCGCTTGATGAGCTACGGCCTCTAA
- the tilS gene encoding tRNA lysidine(34) synthetase TilS, with protein sequence MKPALSAKLLQTLAPWLNAPAWHIAFSGGLDSTVLLHLLASLAKTNILPPLSAVHIHHGLQSAADAWPNHCQTVCDSLGVPLRVMRVQVQLGASLERAAREARYQAFTEVTGAGEVLLTGQHRDDQAETLLFRLLRGAGVRGLAAMPVHRPLADGHLVRPLLEASRAELEAYAREHQLAWIEDPSNADPRFSRNYLRHRVFPALTQRWPQAVASLARTAEHLSEAQGLLDELAKMDLRAADQPSPFLWLALPSLALAPLRELSDARQRNALRHWLTPLTRLPDSDHWAGWYSLRDAKGDAQPLWRLADGQLHRCGERLWWLPTTWSEFSDAMVSWPDPQKPLELPGNGQLKFIGGAPEGLLSVRYRQGGEIIEVPGRGRRDLKRLLNERAVPGFIRGRLPLLYQGEQLLAVPTLAGLWASASGDWQLHWMPQICDQGLS encoded by the coding sequence ATGAAGCCGGCTCTATCCGCCAAGCTCCTGCAAACTCTGGCTCCCTGGCTCAATGCGCCAGCCTGGCATATCGCGTTCTCGGGCGGGCTTGATTCCACGGTCCTGCTGCATCTCCTGGCCAGTCTGGCCAAAACCAACATTCTGCCGCCGCTCAGCGCTGTCCATATTCATCATGGCCTGCAATCTGCCGCTGACGCCTGGCCCAATCATTGCCAAACAGTATGTGACAGCCTGGGCGTGCCCCTGCGGGTGATGCGCGTGCAAGTCCAACTCGGCGCAAGCCTTGAGCGTGCGGCGCGTGAGGCGCGTTATCAGGCGTTTACCGAGGTCACCGGGGCAGGGGAGGTGTTGCTCACCGGGCAGCATCGCGACGATCAGGCTGAAACCTTGTTGTTTCGCCTGCTGCGTGGGGCTGGCGTGCGTGGGTTGGCGGCCATGCCCGTGCATCGCCCTTTGGCGGATGGCCACTTGGTGCGGCCGCTGCTGGAAGCCTCGCGCGCTGAATTGGAAGCCTACGCCCGTGAGCATCAGTTGGCCTGGATCGAAGATCCCTCCAATGCTGATCCACGCTTCTCGAGAAATTATCTGCGTCACCGTGTTTTCCCTGCGCTGACGCAGCGTTGGCCCCAAGCGGTCGCCAGCCTGGCCCGTACTGCTGAGCACCTGAGCGAAGCCCAGGGCCTGCTCGACGAATTGGCGAAGATGGACCTGCGCGCCGCCGACCAACCTTCGCCGTTTCTCTGGCTGGCCTTGCCGTCGCTGGCCCTTGCGCCATTACGCGAACTTTCCGACGCCCGTCAACGCAATGCCCTGCGTCACTGGCTGACACCGCTGACCCGCTTACCCGACAGCGACCACTGGGCGGGCTGGTATTCCCTGCGTGATGCCAAGGGTGACGCACAACCGTTGTGGCGCCTGGCCGACGGCCAACTGCATCGTTGCGGTGAGCGCCTTTGGTGGCTGCCTACCACTTGGTCGGAATTTTCCGACGCTATGGTGAGCTGGCCCGATCCGCAAAAACCACTAGAGTTACCCGGCAATGGCCAGCTCAAGTTTATTGGCGGTGCCCCCGAAGGCCTGTTGTCGGTCCGTTACCGCCAGGGCGGCGAAATCATCGAAGTGCCAGGTCGAGGCCGTCGGGACCTGAAGCGTCTGCTTAACGAACGTGCGGTGCCCGGCTTCATCCGTGGCAGATTGCCGCTCCTCTATCAGGGCGAGCAATTGCTGGCAGTCCCAACCCTTGCGGGGCTATGGGCCAGCGCGTCTGGCGACTGGCAATTACATTGGATGCCACAGATCTGCGATCAAGGTTTGAGCTGA